One region of Synechococcus elongatus PCC 11801 genomic DNA includes:
- the corA gene encoding magnesium/cobalt transporter CorA: MGSRRTNNRHHRKSRRRSFRHRLTSTVHQAPGTLQRPPDASPTQLRQIEYSATRVVSRVISDPLDLVSARMEETGITWLQLQGFSDLGQLRSLGEVFELDPLTLEDLIGHPQRPKQERYPHYLEVILYRPDLQRGDRLRLEQVGLILGDRWLLTAEADDTSAGFQPLERRLEGSRIVDPPIEADTLAYWVIDWIVDSYFPVLETFGEELEQLEDAVVARPTQALLSAIYELRRELMVLRRVVWPLRDVINALIRDRTTLIRDEVRMDLRDCADHAYFLMDTLETYRDLANNLMEVYLSSISNRLNQVMKLLAILSTVFMPLTLIAGIYGMNFNTQASRWNMPELNWPYGYPLVLMAMVAIAVVLLWLFWQRGWLEDWSKPSRRVEHEP; encoded by the coding sequence ATGGGTTCCCGCCGCACCAACAACCGACACCATCGCAAAAGTAGACGCCGCAGTTTTCGTCATCGACTCACCAGTACAGTCCACCAAGCGCCAGGTACACTGCAGCGGCCTCCAGATGCTAGTCCCACACAGCTACGACAGATTGAATACAGTGCTACAAGGGTCGTTAGCCGCGTGATTTCTGACCCTCTTGACCTCGTTTCAGCTCGGATGGAGGAGACCGGGATTACTTGGTTGCAGCTGCAGGGTTTTTCGGATCTGGGACAACTGCGCAGCCTTGGGGAGGTGTTTGAGTTAGATCCGCTGACCTTGGAGGATTTAATCGGACATCCTCAGCGCCCTAAGCAGGAACGCTATCCGCACTACCTTGAGGTGATTCTCTACCGGCCAGATCTCCAGCGAGGCGATCGCCTTCGTCTTGAACAAGTAGGACTGATCTTGGGCGATCGCTGGCTGCTGACGGCGGAGGCAGATGATACGAGTGCAGGATTTCAGCCATTAGAACGACGTCTAGAAGGAAGTCGTATAGTTGATCCCCCGATTGAGGCCGATACCCTTGCTTACTGGGTGATTGACTGGATTGTTGATAGCTACTTCCCCGTACTGGAGACCTTTGGAGAGGAACTCGAGCAATTGGAAGATGCTGTCGTTGCTCGTCCGACTCAAGCGCTGCTCTCAGCAATTTACGAGCTCAGGCGCGAGCTGATGGTACTGCGACGGGTAGTTTGGCCATTGCGGGATGTGATCAACGCTCTGATCCGCGATCGCACCACGCTGATTCGCGATGAGGTGCGCATGGATCTTCGTGATTGTGCAGACCACGCCTACTTCCTAATGGACACCTTGGAGACCTACCGCGATTTGGCTAATAACCTGATGGAGGTCTATCTGTCATCAATTAGTAATCGCCTCAATCAAGTTATGAAACTGTTGGCGATCCTGTCGACCGTGTTCATGCCCCTCACCTTGATTGCAGGCATCTACGGCATGAACTTCAACACCCAGGCCTCTCGCTGGAATATGCCGGAGTTGAACTGGCCCTACGGCTATCCCCTCGTGCTGATGGCAATGGTGGCGATCGCTGTTGTCCTACTCTGGCTGTTTTGGCAGCGGGGCTGGTTGGAAGACTGGAGCAAACCAAGCCGGCGCGTAGAACATGAACCCTGA
- a CDS encoding HHL1-like protein, with the protein MAKGFAPEQPKKQPSKASRKRTEAAQTYDRMTREGTPDFEIYVRIPGQERWFPVGVIAVKRVDLVNYAIRDNRSQLQEAAGRLFPPLRKQETLEFGYRLKEFKDEPIKPYEEPKLKVPNPFTAIGEKIAQVFNPRKY; encoded by the coding sequence GTGGCCAAAGGATTTGCGCCGGAACAGCCGAAGAAGCAGCCGTCTAAGGCTTCGCGCAAGCGAACCGAAGCCGCGCAAACTTACGATCGCATGACCCGTGAGGGCACTCCAGACTTTGAAATCTACGTGCGGATTCCCGGCCAAGAGCGCTGGTTTCCCGTTGGCGTAATTGCCGTGAAGCGGGTTGATTTGGTCAACTACGCCATTCGAGATAACCGATCGCAACTGCAAGAGGCGGCAGGTCGTCTCTTCCCGCCACTGCGCAAGCAAGAGACACTTGAGTTTGGTTACCGGCTGAAAGAATTCAAGGACGAACCGATCAAGCCCTACGAAGAGCCGAAGTTGAAAGTCCCTAACCCGTTCACTGCGATCGGTGAAAAGATTGCCCAAGTCTTCAACCCCAGAAAATACTGA
- a CDS encoding peptidase domain-containing ABC transporter, producing MKFKCIRQQSEEDCGAACIATVAKYYGRSFSLNRVREIVGTGSRGTSLLGLRRGAEALGFNARQVRASLELIDHLKEAPLPAIIHWKGYHWVTLYGQKGKRYIIADPGVGIRYIDRQELVTSWSNGVMLLLQPDNEKFYSQANDRNDSWSRIIRRVWGFKALLLQVILINIVIGILALAMPLMMQFLTDDVLIRKDTHLLFTVAIAVIAMNFFRNIISLVQSHLVGYFGQKLQLDLILEYGHRLLHLPMSYFDNHRSGEVVSRIGDIRRINDLVSQVVLGLPSQFFIALISLAVMLRYSSVLTAAAIIAFFIVTIANLVFLPFLRQKNKQLISESSENQGFLVETFRGAVLLKTTQAIHQAWEEYQQNFGRLSYLSWGALKLDLYAGTATDFLSTITNVGILWLGSRLVIDGTMSIGQLLAFNGFSGNLLGFLGGTVALADEFLISQVVIQRLSEVLGTTPENTISAQKPWIAISGNTNIFCKKITFHHPGRVDLLKDFDLTIPGGLVTALIGQSGCGKSTLAKLISGLYQLDSGNIQFDIYNQQDIALDCLRQQVVLVPQDAHFWSRSIIENFKFSHPNVSFENVVKACRMTMADEFIDDLPDKYQTVLGEFGANLSGGQRQRLALARAIVNNPPVLILDESTSALDPVMESQILDRLLTFRKGKTTIIISHRPRVIQRSDWVAFLEKGELKAQGRPNDLQALMGDHLKFIAP from the coding sequence GTGAAATTCAAGTGTATTCGACAACAAAGTGAAGAAGACTGCGGAGCAGCTTGCATTGCAACAGTTGCAAAGTACTATGGCCGTAGTTTTTCTCTCAATCGCGTCCGAGAGATAGTGGGTACTGGGTCTCGGGGAACATCGCTACTGGGACTACGGAGAGGTGCTGAAGCCCTTGGATTTAATGCACGCCAAGTCAGAGCTTCTCTAGAACTGATTGATCATTTAAAAGAGGCTCCACTACCGGCAATCATCCATTGGAAAGGCTATCACTGGGTTACTTTATATGGGCAAAAAGGAAAGCGTTATATCATTGCTGATCCTGGCGTAGGTATTCGGTATATTGATCGGCAGGAACTAGTAACAAGTTGGAGTAATGGAGTGATGCTCCTTCTCCAGCCTGATAATGAAAAATTTTATAGCCAAGCTAATGATAGAAATGACAGCTGGAGCCGAATTATTCGGAGAGTCTGGGGTTTTAAAGCATTACTTTTACAAGTTATTCTAATTAATATCGTGATTGGCATCTTAGCTTTAGCGATGCCTCTTATGATGCAGTTTTTGACTGATGATGTCTTAATCAGAAAAGATACACATTTGCTCTTTACAGTGGCGATCGCAGTTATCGCCATGAACTTTTTCCGTAATATTATTAGTCTTGTTCAATCACATTTGGTTGGCTATTTTGGCCAAAAACTGCAGTTAGATCTCATTTTGGAGTATGGTCATCGACTGCTTCATTTGCCGATGTCGTATTTCGATAATCATCGAAGTGGGGAAGTCGTAAGTCGTATCGGTGACATCCGACGAATTAATGATTTAGTCTCGCAAGTTGTTTTGGGACTCCCCAGTCAGTTCTTTATTGCTCTAATTTCTTTGGCTGTAATGCTTCGCTATAGCTCTGTTCTAACAGCAGCTGCAATTATTGCTTTCTTTATAGTCACAATCGCTAATTTAGTCTTTTTACCTTTTCTACGACAGAAAAATAAACAACTAATTTCTGAATCCTCTGAGAATCAAGGTTTTCTAGTAGAGACATTTAGAGGTGCAGTTTTACTCAAAACGACTCAGGCTATTCACCAAGCATGGGAAGAGTATCAACAAAACTTTGGTCGGTTATCGTATCTGTCTTGGGGTGCATTAAAGCTCGATCTTTATGCTGGAACAGCAACAGATTTTCTCTCAACAATTACTAATGTTGGAATTCTTTGGCTAGGTAGCCGTTTAGTCATTGATGGAACAATGAGTATTGGCCAACTGCTAGCATTTAATGGATTTAGCGGGAATTTGCTTGGCTTTCTTGGTGGGACTGTCGCTCTTGCAGATGAATTTTTAATTTCACAAGTAGTTATTCAGCGTTTATCAGAAGTTTTAGGAACGACTCCTGAAAATACAATATCCGCTCAAAAGCCATGGATTGCTATTTCGGGCAACACTAATATCTTTTGCAAGAAAATAACTTTTCATCATCCCGGTCGTGTTGATTTGCTAAAGGATTTTGACTTGACGATTCCTGGTGGATTAGTAACTGCCTTAATTGGTCAGTCTGGGTGCGGAAAAAGCACTCTAGCAAAACTGATTTCTGGTCTCTATCAATTAGACTCAGGTAATATTCAGTTTGATATCTATAATCAGCAAGATATCGCCTTAGATTGTCTGCGTCAGCAAGTTGTGTTAGTACCTCAAGATGCTCATTTCTGGAGCCGCTCAATAATAGAAAATTTTAAATTCTCTCACCCTAATGTTTCTTTTGAAAATGTTGTAAAAGCTTGCAGAATGACTATGGCAGATGAATTTATTGATGATCTACCTGATAAATATCAAACAGTTTTGGGTGAGTTTGGCGCAAATTTGTCCGGAGGTCAAAGGCAACGACTTGCTTTGGCTAGAGCAATTGTTAACAATCCTCCAGTTTTAATTTTAGATGAATCTACCAGTGCTCTTGATCCTGTCATGGAAAGTCAAATCCTTGATAGGTTGCTCACTTTTAGGAAGGGGAAAACGACAATTATTATTAGCCATAGACCAAGAGTGATTCAGCGTTCAGACTGGGTTGCTTTTCTCGAGAAAGGAGAGCTGAAAGCTCAGGGACGGCCCAATGATTTACAGGCTTTAATGGGTGACCATCTTAAGTTTATTGCTCCTTAA
- a CDS encoding nucleoside deaminase has product MSQPPIQSAALATALDAALEQAEKSWREGGIPIGSTLVNQRGTILAVGHNRRVQRGSVVLHAEMDCLENAGRRRDWSLCTLVSTLSPCPMCSGAVLLYRIPRVVIGENRTYLGAEDWLRSQGVDLQIVDDPRCIAWMERLQQERPDLWAEDIGDSPCHCDRGS; this is encoded by the coding sequence ATGTCTCAGCCCCCGATTCAATCTGCGGCACTGGCAACAGCCTTGGATGCAGCGCTTGAGCAGGCAGAGAAAAGCTGGCGAGAAGGCGGTATCCCCATTGGCAGTACTTTGGTCAACCAGCGCGGGACGATTCTTGCAGTCGGGCATAACCGTCGCGTGCAGCGAGGGAGTGTGGTGCTGCATGCCGAGATGGATTGTCTGGAAAATGCGGGGCGTCGCCGAGACTGGTCACTCTGTACCCTAGTCTCGACCCTGTCACCTTGCCCGATGTGTTCAGGGGCTGTGCTGCTCTATCGCATTCCCCGAGTGGTGATCGGCGAGAATCGAACCTATCTTGGGGCAGAAGACTGGCTGCGATCGCAGGGCGTTGATCTGCAGATCGTTGACGATCCTCGCTGCATTGCATGGATGGAACGACTTCAGCAAGAACGACCTGATCTGTGGGCGGAAGATATCGGTGACTCTCCCTGTCACTGCGATCGCGGGTCTTGA